In bacterium, one genomic interval encodes:
- a CDS encoding ABC transporter ATP-binding protein, with translation MEIIKTEDLIKNYYQGNVIYKVLRGVNLKVKKGEFVVIAGPSGSGKTTLLNLVGCLDIPTAGNIFICEKNISKLSMTHLSRLRKEKIGFIFQTFNLIPVFTAYENVEFPLLLQKTNKKERQRKILHLFDEIGLTEVKNSRPNELSGGQQQRVSIARALVIDPIIIIADEPTANLDSFTGHAIIELMRRFNTEKGVTFLFSTHDPMIMKHASRVEKIHDGVLVK, from the coding sequence ATGGAGATTATAAAGACTGAGGATTTAATAAAGAATTACTATCAAGGAAATGTAATTTATAAGGTATTACGAGGTGTAAATTTGAAAGTTAAAAAGGGAGAATTTGTGGTGATAGCCGGTCCTTCTGGTTCTGGGAAAACGACACTTCTAAACTTAGTCGGTTGTCTAGATATACCAACAGCAGGTAATATATTCATTTGTGAAAAGAATATTTCCAAGCTAAGTATGACTCACCTATCACGACTTAGAAAAGAAAAAATTGGTTTTATATTTCAAACTTTCAATTTAATTCCTGTCTTTACTGCATATGAGAATGTAGAGTTTCCTTTATTATTGCAAAAAACTAATAAAAAGGAAAGGCAAAGGAAGATTCTTCATTTATTTGATGAGATTGGATTAACTGAAGTTAAGAATAGCCGTCCAAATGAATTAAGTGGTGGGCAACAACAGAGGGTGAGTATAGCAAGAGCCCTTGTAATTGACCCAATAATTATAATAGCAGATGAACCAACAGCAAATTTGGATTCATTCACAGGACATGCTATTATTGAGTTAATGAGACGATTTAACACTGAAAAAGGAGTTACTTTCCTCTTTTCCACTCATGATCCAATGATAATGAAACATGCCTCACGAGTAGAAAAAATACATGATGGAGTACTTGTTAAGTGA